Proteins encoded by one window of Aphis gossypii isolate Hap1 chromosome X, ASM2018417v2, whole genome shotgun sequence:
- the LOC126551911 gene encoding uncharacterized protein LOC126551911, which yields MSLIPENDPIIMYQPHNHGPGHDIEIGYFLATLRLRASNEGIPARAIYEDVSRRYPNAAIEVSREHALRAIRHVQRRFSPQVPNTLRAMRETIMSLRWHGRLLNVLDDINNVPFYQGNLEYLDNNAVVFGGLIFANVAFLQHYAPYFRQARVVAVDGTFSVFPRYPADMEQFVTIHVILDNISVPVLYAILNRRTENVCIRLWQFLRRDLPFDIFDWENLQIITDFETAMRNEVRRIVPECRLIGCWFHFSQVCI from the exons ATGTCATTGATCCCCGAAAATGAtccaattattatgtaccagCCACATAACCATGGACCAGGTCATGATATTGAAATTGGCTATTTTTTAGCAACATTAAGACTGAGGGCTTCAAACGAGGGTATACCAGCAAGAGCTATTTATGAAGATGTTTCTAgaag ATATCCCAATGCAGCAATAGAGGTGTCAAGAGAACATGCACTTAGAGCAATACGCCATGTTCAGCGTAGATTTAGTCCACAAGTACCGAATACTTTGAGGGCTATGAGAGAGACTATTATGTCTTTAAGATGGCATGGACGTCTCTTAAACGTATTGGATGATATTAACAATGTCCCATTCTATCAAGGTAATCTTGAATACCTTGATAATAATGCAGTTGTGTTTGGTGGTTTAATATTTGCTAATGTGGCATTTCTTCAACACTATGCACCATATTTTCGCCAAGCTCGAGTTGTAGCAGTAGATGGGACATTTAGTGTTTTTCCTCGTTACCCAGCCGATATGGAGCAGTTTGTCACTATTCATGTGATATTAGACAACATT TCTGTTCCTGTATTATATGCCATTCTGAATCGCAGAAcagaaaatgtatgtattcgGTTATGGCAATTCTTGAGAAGAGATTTGCCATTCGATATTTTTGATTgggaaaatttacaaattattacagaCTTTGAAACCGCAATGCGTAATGAAGTAAGGAGAATTGTACCTGAATGCAGACTGATTGGATGTTGGTTCCATTTTAGTCAggtctgtatataa